Proteins from a genomic interval of Cucumis melo cultivar AY chromosome 7, USDA_Cmelo_AY_1.0, whole genome shotgun sequence:
- the LOC103492991 gene encoding uncharacterized serine-rich protein C215.13: protein MASACVNNVGISSENFLDCSSSVPCHSYGWLGPRLSFSRDDSPPSNLVGPSSKTKPAAGESETRDPDPELVPVSEFEFRLQDPVSLMLPADELFFDGKLVPLQVSSVKPSVNGLKSTRCVSSPETTVQSRRRVEEECSTDPYLFSPKAPRCSSRWRELLGLKKLYQSSSNGNGNGSGSGNGNGNGSAKNENHKTTTTSSSSYFSEANSKALKYFLHRSSKSSLSSSLDSSLSLPLLKDSDSESVSLSSSRVSLSSSSSGHEHEDLHRLSLDCENKPNTNPISLHRNPNHNNPPRMRLVKPRPKSESNPRSSSTADHPHPSATRVGRSPIRRTPGESSSSSSRLGIRGVSVDSPRMNSSGKIVFHNLERSSSSPSSFNGGPKFKNRGMERSYSANVRVTPVLNVPVCSSLRGSSKSVSVFGFGPLLFTGNGGSSRNHQNSSSNSSSSSNRTTTRRITDTEGGGKIHW from the coding sequence ATGGCTTCCGCATGCGTTAACAATGTCGGAATCTCCTCCGAAAATTTCCTCGACTGCTCTTCTTCTGTTCCATGTCATTCCTACGGTTGGCTCGGTCCTCGCCTCTCCTTCAGCCGTGATGATTCCCCTCCTTCTAACCTCGTTGGACCTTCATCTAAGACCAAACCTGCTGCTGGGGAGTCCGAGACTCGAGATCCGGATCCTGAACTGGTTCCAGTTAGTGAGTTCGAGTTCCGTCTTCAAGATCCCGTCTCCTTGATGCTCCCTGCAGATGAGCTGTTTTTTGATGGGAAACTCGTGCCGCTTCAGGTCTCCTCTGTTAAACCCTCAGTCAACGGTTTGAAGTCTACCAGGTGTGTTTCGTCGCCAGAGACTACGGTTCAGTCCCGTCGAAGAGTTGAGGAAGAATGCAGTACGGATCCGTATCTTTTTTCTCCTAAAGCGCCGCGGTGTTCCAGTCGATGGAGGGAGCTTTTAGGGCTCAAAAAGCTGTACCAGAGTAGCAGCAATGGCAATGGCAATGGCAGTGGCAGTGGCAATGGCAATGGCAATGGCAGCGCTAAAAACGAAAACCACAAAACGACGACGACGTCTTCCTCGTCTTACTTCTCCGAAGCTAATTCGAAGGCGTTGAAGTACTTCCTTCACCGGAGTTCGAAATCGTCGTTGTCATCCTCGTTGGATTCGTCTCTGAGCCTTCCATTACTAAAGGATTCCGATAGTGAGTCTGTTTCACTATCTTCTTCTCGTGTATctctttcctcttcttcctcaGGTCACGAACACGAAGATCTTCACAGACTGTCACTCGATTGCGAAAATAAGCCAAACACGAATCCGATTTCCCTCCATAGGAACCCTAATCACAACAATCCACCGCGGATGAGACTGGTGAAACCGAGGCCCAAGTCGGAGAGCAATCCAAGATCATCTTCAACAGCAGATCATCCTCATCCATCGGCGACAAGAGTAGGGAGAAGCCCGATACGGCGTACGCCTGGAGAATCGTCGTCATCCTCCAGTAGATTAGGGATTCGAGGAGTATCCGTAGATAGCCCACGAATGAACTCGTCAGGTAAAATCGTGTTCCACAACTTGGAGAGAAGCTCAAGCAGTCCCAGCAGCTTCAATGGCGGACCAAAATTCAAAAACAGAGGAATGGAACGGTCATACTCTGCTAACGTGAGAGTAACTCCAGTCCTAAACGTTCCAGTTTGTTCTTCCTTAAGAGGATCCTCAAAATCCGTCTCTGTATTCGGATTCGGACCATTATTATTCACCGGCAACGGAGGAAGCAGCAGAAACCACCAGAATAGCAGCAGCAacagtagtagtagtagtaacCGGACGACGACACGACGGATCACGGATACCGAGGGCGGAGGGAAAATCCATTGGTGA
- the LOC103492992 gene encoding protein Iojap, chloroplastic has product MALSTTLSLHGAGAGTLFGGELWQLGHNYFGVFRRPRKQIFCSCWNGSPFPYRNCIWRVPSANNFYLKSVESSPLFAVRGEAEDGFLSNMNDDTNDMYDELFKKYGNVVFKSNDQKPPSAEIDDDAESLSFAVSMAKVASDVKAADIRVLFVKPLVYWTRFFIIATAFSRPQIDAIGSRIRDLAEKKYGRSPSGDVKPNSWTLLDFGDVVIHIFLPQQRAFYNLEEFYGNATPVELPFENQRPF; this is encoded by the exons ATGGCGTTATCCACTACCTTATCTCTTCACGGCGCCGGCGCCGGAACCTTGTTCGGCGGTGAGCTCTGGCAATTGGGTCACAATTATTTCGGAGTTTTCAGAAGACCCAGAAAACAAATTTTCTGCTCATGCTGGAATGGGTCTCCATTTCCATACCGAAACTGCATTTGGAGGGTACCCTCTGCAAATAACTTCTATTTGAAGTCAGTTGAGTCCTCGCCATTGTTCGCCGTCCGAGGAGAAGCTGAAGATGGCTTTTTATCg AATATGAATGATGATACTAATGACATGTACGATGAATTGTTCAAGAAATATGGGAATGTGGTATTCAAGAGCAATGACCAAAAGCCTCCTAGTGCAGAAATTGACGATGACGCAGAAAGCCTTTCAT TTGCTGTATCAATGGCGAAGGTTGCAAGTGATGTAAAGGCTGCAGATATCCGGGTTCTATTTGTGAAACCTCTAGTTTATTGGACAAGGTTTTTCATCATTGCAACAGCATTTTCTCGCCCTCAGATCGATGCTATAGG ATCCCGGATAAGAGATCTTGCCGAGAAGAAGTATGGAAGAAGTCCTTCTGGTGACGTGAAGCCAAATTCCTGGACTTTATTGGATTTTG GAGATGTGGTTATCCATATTTTTCTACCCCAGCAGAGGGCTTTCTATAACTTGGAAGAGTTCTATGGCAATGCAACTCCCGTGGAGCTACCGTTCGAAAACCAACGGCCGTTTTGA